The window ATCGCTTCCGGGGCAGACAGGATAAAAGCCCATGGCCGAGAAGACAAACCAGGCCGATGTCTGTCCATTGTCCTCATCCCCGCAATAACCGTCGGGTGCCGAAGTGTAGAGCTTATCCATCACCTCACGGGCCCAGTATTGCGTCTTCCAGGGTTCGCCGGCGTAGTTGTAGAGATATACCATATGTTGAATGGGCTGGTTTCCATGAGCATACTGTCCCATGTTCATGATCTGCATCTCCCGGATCTCATGTATTGGAAAACCGTAATAGCTGTCGTCGAAAACCGGCGGCATCTTGAATACCGAATCGAGCATGTTTACAAACACCCGTTTCCCCCCCATCAGGTCAATCAGCCCCTGCGGGTCGTGGAAAACCGACCAGGTGTAGTGCCAGCTGTTGCCCTCGGTAAAGGCGTCACCCCATTTGGTGGGACTGAAGGGCGACTGGAACGTGCCATCCTTGTTCTTTCCCCTCATCAGGTTGTACTCGGGTGAGAAGAGATTTCTGTAGTTCTGGCTCCGTTTTGCAAAGAGGTCGATCTCTTCCTTGGGACGGTTCAACGCTTTGGCCAGACGATATATGGTCCAGTCGGCATAGGCATACTCCAAGGTTCGCGCCGCATTCTCATTGATCTTTACATCGTAAGGGACATAACCGAGGGTATTGTAATATTCGTGACCTAGCCTACCGGTAGAAGAGACTTCGGGATGAACGTTCTTCGTTCCGTGAATCATTGCCTCATAGAGCGTCTCGATATCGTAACCCCGTAATCCTTTCAGGTAAGCGTCAGCCACGATCGAAGCCGAGTTGTTTCCGATCATGCACCCCCGGTGTCCGGGGCTGGCCCATTCGGGCAGAAAGCCGCTCTCCTTGTAGGTGTTGACCAGCCCCTCCTGTATCTCCCGGTTTACCGACGGATAGATCAGGTTGAGCAGCGGAAAGAGGGAGCGGAAGGTATCCCAGAAGCCTGTATCGGTATACATGTATCCGGGAAGCACCTGACCGTTGTAGGGACTATAGTGAACCACTTTCCCCTGGGCATCGATCTCGTAGAACTTGCGGGGAAAGAGTGTGGAACGGTAGAGGGTGGAATAGAAGGTCCGTTTATTGTCGATATTGCTGTCCTCGATCTCGATCCTGCCCAGCACATCGTTCCATGCTTGGCGTCCTTCTTCCACAACCGATTCGAAACTTTTCGATTCCACCTCTTTCAAGTTTTGCCATGCCTGGTCGTAACTGATAAATGATGATGCAACACGTGCAACAATCTGTTCACCGCGCTTTGTCTGGAACTTGACAATCGCTCCGGAATGATTGCTGTGCGATTGATCCGCTTTTCCTTTCAATACGGCGCCATCCCTTACGTCGAAAGATGTCTGGAACGGCTTATCGAAAACAATTACGAAGTAGTTTTTGAAATTTTCGGGAACCCCGCCGCTATTTCGGGTAGTATAGCCGATAACTGCATTCTTTTCTGGAATAATCTCCACCGAAGATCCTTTATCGAAAGCATCGATAATCAGGTTTGCATCCGCGGTTTCAGGGTAGGTGAAACGGAAAATGGCCGCACGTTCAGTGGGTGTGATTTCGGTGGTCACATCATGATCGGCCAGATAGACGCTGTAGTAGTAGGGCCTGGCAATCTCAGCCTTGTGCGAAAACCAGCTGGCACGCTCATCTTCGGCAAAAACTGTCTTGCCGACAACCGGCATGATCGAGAACTGTCCGTAATCGTTTATCCAGGGACTCGGCTGATGCGTTTGCTTGAATCCTCGAATCTTGTCGGCATCGTAACGGTAGACCCAGCCATCACCCATCTTTCCGGTCTGTGGTGTCCAGAAATTCATTCCCCAGGGGCGGGCGATGGCAGGATAGGTGTTGCCATTGGAAAGTTCAAACTTGGACTGGGTTCCAACCAGGATACTTACATAATCAACCGGCTCGGACCTGTCCTGAGCGACTGCTAGACAAACACTCAATAACAGGAAGAAAAACAGTGATTTGATTTTCATCATTCTCTCTTTTTTAGGTTAGCAGATTAATAAATCCATCTTATTCTCTTTCTCCAACTTGAGGATCAATTCACCAAATAGCGTGTTTACCCACGCAAACCACGATCGTGTAAATTTGGCGGGATTGTTCTTGTGAAAAGATTCATGCATAAATCCGGTGTCGGCATCGGTATCTCGCAGCATCCGGATACAATGCCGGATTTCATCGTCACTACGGCTTGTCATCGCCCTCAGGATAATACTCATGGGCCAGATCATATCGTAACCTACATGCGGTCCCCCTATCCCCTCGCCAGCCGTTCCGCTGAAGAAATAGGGATTGTCCTTGCTCAGGACATAGTTTCGGGTGTTGCGGTAGATTGCATCATCGGCAGAAGCTCCACACAGGTAAGGGATAGCCAGCAAACTGGGAACATTGGCATCGTCCATCAGGTAATAATTCCCAAATCCATCCACCTCAAAAGCGTAGATCTCCCCATGATTGGGATGATGAGTAACTGCATATTTTCTGATCGCTGCCTCCACTTCATCGGCGAGCGACTTGCACTCCTGGGCAAATCGGGTATCAGCGGTTACCAGACCGGAGATCTCCTCCAACTGTCTCAGTGAGGTTACGGCAAACATATTGGATGGGATAAGGAACCCGAATGTCGTGGCATCATCCGAAGGACGGAACGAAGATACGATCAGTCCTACGGGGTTCACCGGATTTCCCATCCCACCGTTGTTGAGGGTATCCAGTTGACGGTCCGTAACGCGCAGAAAACTGTATGGCCCGTGATTCTCTTTTCGCTGTTGCTCCTTGAAGGTTTTCAGCACGGAAACCATGGCCTTCTGCCAATCGCCGTCGAAAACTGAGCGGTCGTTGGTCAGCTTCCAGTAGTGATACGCCAGCCGAATAGGATAGCAGAGCGAGTCGATCTCCCATTTGCGTTCATGTACCTCCGGTTTCATATCGGTCTTATCCGTTATCCATTCACCTTTGGGATTGGGCTCCGGGTAAAAGGCATTCGCATAGGGGTCGATCAGGATGCATTGTGTCTGACGACGGATAACACCGGCAATCATCTGCCTGAGCCGGTCATCATCCTTCATCAGTGGAAGGTATGGCCAGACCTGTGCAGAGGAGTCACGAAGCCACATGGCATCGATATCACCTGTAATCACAAAGGTATCCGGCATCCCATCTCTCACCGAGAAGTTGACGGTAGTGTCCAACGTATTGGGAAAACAGTTTTCGAACATCCAGGCCAGTTTCTCATCCTTGATCTTCGGTTTAACCCTTGCTATGGTAGCCTCCACTGCCTTGGAAACAAATTTCCTTTCGGAGACAGGTGGTCGTTTCGACACATATTTTGCCGACCGGACCGTTCTGTCATTTCTCTCCACTGCCCACGAGGGAGTTACAGCCATTGCCGTGAACCCAAGGGCACTCTTCTTTATAAATTCTCTTCTTGATGTCATCTCTATATTTTAATTGGTTGTTACAATATCGGCTATCTCCGCAAACAGTTCAATCATGCATGCATTATCGAGCAACCATTTATGGCGTTGATCCGAACGTCTATTCCACTCTTTTCCAAGCAGATTATTCTCATCTAAGGAATGGGCCCATGCGAAATGGGCATTATCAATCATCAACTGGACATACCGCTTCTCCCCATCCTCAAGGTAAAGCGCCTTCAATCCCCTGAAAAGTATCACGTTAAACCAAGGAGAATCTGGGTAGAAGAGCTGATCACCTTTTACGGTGGGCTCCATTGTTGTAAAGTGACGGTAAACTCCCGATGCTGTCTTCCGGGCATCTTCCAGATAGGTGCTGTTGCCGGTTATCCGGTAGAGCAGCACTCCCGCCTCAATCATCTCCCCACTGTTGTAGGTATACTTCCGCTTATCGGTCTTCCCGTCAAGTGAAACATTATCCCAGTAAACATGGTCGGAAGGATCGAGCAGGTTCTTTTTTGTCCAACGGTAGGTCTCCACTGCACGTAACAGGAACTCCTCCTTACCGGTCAAGCTGTACAACCTGGCGCAAAGTACTGCCGACGGTGCATTGGAACATGTATTCTTGCTTCCTCTGTTTTGCTCGCACCAGTAGATTCCACCACCGAGGTTATCGTCCCATCCGCTGTATACAAACTCATATATCTCCAGCGCCTTGTCGAGATATTTCCTGTTTTGGGTGGCACCATATAGCGTACAGAAGTCGAGAGCCAGCCATACATTATCGTCATAGAAGCGGTCACTATGTCCCGCAAATAGGGGATAGGACTGATACCCTACGGGTTGTCTCGTTGTATCGCGGTACTTCTCCAACCCGGGCAGCAGTCGCTCTTCCAGCAGATCGAGGTATCTCTTCTCCTGCGTATTGGCATAGAGTGCAACCACTCCGGAGAGGAGGCCCGAATAGGGCCAAAGGAAGGAGACCTCCTGATGCTGTCTCTGCACGCTTCCTTCCGCCAGATAATTCACTTTATGGTCGGGATTTACCGGATAGGTTTCCGATAACAGTCCATGTTCGGGCACATCATAAAGGTGCAATATATTGTCGAGGATATTGCCGGCTATCTCCATTTCATTTCCTATCCCCAAAACACGCCCTCCTTGGGGAGAGGCATGGGTTGTGAAGAGTAACAGGGTAGATAAGACAAGGAGAGAGAGCGGCGTACTTTTGCCAACCATCAGATATTGAATTTGAAATAAAGTTGTTGGAAACAGTTACTAAAAATCGATAGGGAGTTTCTTGCGAAAAGCCTCTTTAAAACACATCAGCGTTTCGGTTCTGGCCAGTCCCAACGGTTGAAGCTGATTGTGAATAATGCGGAGCAGGTCCTTGTTGTTCTTTGCAAAAACCTTGATCAACAGGTCGTACTGACCAGTGGTATAATAGCACTCCACCACTTCGGGAATCTTCTCCAGCTCTTTCACTACACCATCGAAGGAGGAGGGAGAGACCAGAAATAATCCTACATAAGCACAAGTTTCGTAACCGATCTTCTCCGAATCGAGAATAAATTCCGACCCTTTGATAACGCCCAGGTTGATCAGTTTCTGTACACGTTGGTGAATAGCTGCTCCGGAAACGCCACACTCGCGGGCAACTTCAAGGAAAGGGGTTCGCGCATTGTTTACAATCAGTTTCAGGATCTTTGCATCCAGCTCGTCTAAATCGTGATAAGCCATTGGTTTACTTTTAATTTATTATAAAAAGGGATATTTTTTGGTTCTATATGATATTGTATGGGTAAATTAAAATTGAATTAACTTTGTGGAATGAATTCAATAGCACTTTTCACTTTAGCATTAGGTTTGGAAAAACCGTGGATCATTACCAAAATAGATATTGATCCAAGCATATCACAGTTGGATATCCACATAGACTTTGAGCGAGGCTCAAAGTTTTTAATGCCCGACGGAGCTTATTATACAGCTTATGACAGTAGCGATCATACATGGCAACATCTGAATTTTTTCCAGTATCGCTGCTATTTGCATGCGCGCATACCCCGGGTAAAACAATCTGACGGCAAGACGGAGGTTCAAAGTGTACCTTGGGCACGAAAAGGAAGTGGTTTCACTTTATTGTTTGAAGCGTTCTCTATGTTGCTGATAGAGAAAGAAATGCCTGTAAGCAGCGTTGCTTCCACGTTAAAGGTTTACGCACAACGTATCTGGGGAATTTTCAATTATTGGGTAGAACGTGCACATAAAAAAGATATCCCTGAAAACTTAACTCAAATCGGTTTTGATGAAACTTCACAGAAGAAGGGGCATAACTACATCACACATTTGGTCGATTTGAACGAACGGCGTGTACTTTACGCCTGTCAGGGCAAAGGTTCTGATTGTATCGAAGAGAGCGTAAAGTATTTAGAAAGCAAACATGTAGATACCACTCAAATCGAAGATGTTTGTATAGATATGTCACCCTCTTTTATCGCGGGTTGCACAGCGTATCTTCCAGAGAGTCAAATAACATTTGATAAGTTTCACGTGGTAAAAGAGGTCAATAAGGCGATGGATGAACTCCGTAAATTAGAACGAACAGGAAATGAGCTGCTGAAAGGACATAAGTATACTTTTCTGAAAAAGAAATTGAGCGACAAACTACAAACAGAGAAGGATATACTACTCGAGATGTATCCAAAGCTAGGGCAGGGATATTGGCTTAAAGAAATGTTTGAGGACTTTTGGCAGATAAAGGACACGGAAGAAGCAGAAAGCTATTTGGCCTTTTGGTGTGACTTTGCCATGGAATCTAAAATACAACCTTTTATCCGATTGGTAAATACCATTAAAGCCCACTGGAGAGGCATTGTGAGATATATAAAGAGTAAAATCTCAAATGGCATACTCGAAGGAATAAACTCAAAAATTCAATTGGCTAAAAAAAGAGCAAGGGGTTATAGAAACTCCCGGAATTTTATTAACATGATTTACTTTACCTGTGGCAAACTCAAATTTGACTACCCACAGTATTTCATATAGAACCTATTTTTTCTACAAATATATAAAAAAACAGCATTCTGTTAGCAATAAACGTACAAATTATTACTATTTAAGGGTGTCAATAACAATAAATGCGAATAGCGACGAGCTGGTCAGCAGCGCCTTGTCGTCAATGAGAAAGGTGGAGGAGTGGAGCTTCCCGCAGAGACCGTTTGCCGGGGCCACACCGAACCGGTAGAAGCAACAGGGAAACCGTTGCGAGAAAAAGCCGAAATCTTCTGCGGTCATGCGGACCGGATATGTTGCAACGGCGGCTTCACCCAAAAAGTCGACAGCCTGCAGACGAACCTTTTCCGTGATGTCGGGATGGCTCACCGTACACGGGTAACCTCCAGGTATGACAACCTCGGAGGTGCATCCGTAAGCGGCGGCAACCGAATCGATAATTTGCGGAATGGCACCGAGCATCCGTCGACGCTCGTTTTCGTCCATGCATCTGAGCGAACCGGCAAGTATGACCTCCGAGGGGATAACGTTGGTTGCGCCGTCGGCAATGAACTTTCCGAAGGAGAGTGTCATCGGCTGGAAAGGATCCCTGCGCCGGCTCACCACCTGCTGCAGGGCAATAATGACATTCGACGCCGCCAGCACGGTGTCGTTCAGTTCGTGCGGCAACGCACCATGCCCTCCCTGCCCTTTTATCCTGATGTGAACCTCATCGGCCGAAGCCATCACGGTTCCGGTCTGGAAGGCAACCATGCCTGCAGGCAGATCCACATAGGCGTGTTGCTTCACCACGAGGTCGGGTTTAAAGTCACAAAACAGGCCATCATCCAGCATCAGTGATGCTCCGCCTGGCGACCGCTCCTCTCCGGGTTGAAACACAAAGAGTGCAGTGCCGGAGAACTCGCCGCGCAGCCGGTGTACCATCTTGACTGTTCCCATCAGCGATGCGGTGTGGGAGTCGTGACCGCAGGCATGCATTACCCCTTCGGTAAGCGACCGGTATGGCACATCGTTTCTCTCATGCACCGGCAGTGCGTCCATATCGGCAACCAGGGCGATGCAGCCTCCGCCGTCTCCTGATTTTTCACCGGTAACCCAGGCCAGAATCCCGTTCCCGCCGATATGACTCCGGTAGGGAATCTTTTCGGCATCGAGGAACTCCATTATATATCTTGCCGTATTCTCTTCGTGGAACGAGAGCTCGGGGTGTTGGTGCAGATAACGGTAGTGACGGACGATCTCGGGGAAGAGACCATCGACAAGCTGACGGATGTTCTGATGGATATTCACTAAACTACGATAATTTATGGATCACGAGTCCCGACCTCAATTTCGGTTCGAACCAGGTGGTTTTGGGTGGCATGATGTTTCCGGAGTCGGCAATATCCATCAACTGTTTCATTGAGACAGGATAGAGTGCAATGGCCAGGGCCATCTCTCCACTATCGACCCGCCTTTTCAATTCTCCCAGACCACGGATACCACCCACAAAATCGATCCGCTTATCGGAACGTAGATCCTTGATTCCCAAGATATCATCTAGAATCAGTTGCGAGGTGACCGTCACATCCAGCGCCCCGATGGGATCGTTGTCGTTGTACGTTCCCGGTTTTGCTGTTACACTGAACGAACGGCCGTCGAGGTAGATGGAGAGGTTGTGCAGATGACGGGGTTTAGGTATTTCGGTTCCGGCAGGCTCGACAACAAAATTCTTCTCCAGCTTACGGAGAAACTCGTCGGGCGACAATCCGTTTAGATCCTTCACCACCCGGTTGTAGTCGATAATGGTCAGTTGATTGTCGGGAAAACATACCGCCATGAAGTAGTTGTACTCCTCATCACCCCGGTGATCGGGGTTGTTCCGCGCCTTCTCGGCACCCACCAGCGCTGCGGCGGCAGAGCGGTGGTGACCGTCTGCAATATAGAGGTAGGGAATCGTGGCAAAGATCCCGGTAATCCGGTTGATCTCCTCATCCCCGCCGATCAGCCAGAAATGGTGTCCCACCCCATCCGCCGAAACAAAATCGTACTCCGGCTCCTGAAGGATGATACGGGAAACGATGGCGTCAATCTCCGGATTGTAGGGATAGGCAAAGAAAACCGGCTCGATGTTGGCATCGGTCACACGAACATGCTTCATCCGGTCCTCCTCCTTATCTCGTCGCGTAAGTTCATGTTTTTTGATCCGGCCGTTGATGTAGTCTTCGACGCTTGCTCCCACTACCAGACCGTATTGTGTTTTGCCATTCATGGTCTGCGCGTAGAGGTAATAGATCTCCTTATCGTCCTGAACCAACCAGCCCTTTTCCTGAAACAGCCTGAAGTTTTCGGCTGCTTTCTCATAAACGTCTGCGTCGTGTTCATCTTTTCCGGCAGGAAACTCAATCTCCGGCTTGATGATGCGGTAGAGCGACTTCTCGTTTCCTTCGGCTTCCAGGCGAGCTTCATCGGAGTTCAGCACATCGTACGGACGAGATGCAACCTCCTTTACGAACTGTTTGGGTGGGCGAACCCCCTTGAACGGTTTTATTATTGCCATAATTCAATGAATGAAATTTCGTTTACAGTGCAAAAGTAAAGTTTTTTTACCTACAATGCCATCCGACACGCGGTTAATTTCGAATAAAAGTGGCTATATTTGCGCAGTCAAATCCAACACATTTCCAACATGATTCAAATTCAAGAACAAGCTATCATCGAAGCTGCCGGCAAAGGCATGGATGCTTTCCTTAACCTGTTCACCGATGCCTATCTGGCGGCACTGGACGGCAATGTCACTGCTGAAAACATGGAAAAACTGAACGGTTATCAGCATACACTTCTTGCTTTCCGGTTCTTTACGGATGAAGTGCGTGAAGGTGGGTTTGTGCAGTTGATCCAGAATGGATACGGGGGGTATGTTTTTGATAATCCCACTGCAAAGGCCTTGAAACTGATGGGGGCCAAAAGGCTGTCGAAAATCCTGTACAAGGCCAAGGAGATCTACGACGGGCACCGGAGCGAACTGGAACGCGACACCACCGAAGAGGAATTCATGGCGATGTACGAACAGTTTGAACAGTTCGACGAACTGGAGGAGAAATATATGGAGATCGAGGAAGAAGAGACTTCCATCATCGCCTCATATGTGGATGAGCATATAGAGGATTTTGCCCAGGTTGTAAAGTAATCGGCCCCTGTTTCAAGGCTCTCCACACGTGGCGTTTTTCTCCTCCTCCAGCAACTTTGCAGCTTCACACACCTCGTTGTACCACTCCTCGCCAAACCGGCGGATCAGCGGTTCACGAAGGAATTCATAGATTTTCACCCCTTCACTTCTGCCCAGTTTGACTGCTGGCTTGCATATCGACCAGCGGTTGTAGTTCAAGGCGGTATATTCACCGAGCTTCTGCAGGCGGATGGGATATAGGTGACACGAAACCGGCTTCTGTACCCGAATGCGCCCTTCCCGCCAAGCTCTCTCGATGGAGCATTTGCATGTTCCGTCCGCATCGAAATAGGTAAAGACGCACTCCCTGCCGTTAATGATGGAGGTCACCAGCTCACCGTCGTAGTCGGTATAGGCAATTCCCTGCTCCTCGATAAGGGCTTTGGCCGCAGGCGACAAATCGTCCCAGATCTCCGGCAGTATCGATTGTATCTGTTCAAATTCCTTCCGTTCGAGCGGCGCACCGGAATCACCCTCTACACAACAGGCTCCCTTGCATTTGGTTAGGTTGCAAATAAAATGCTCTTCGAAAATATCGTCCGATAATATAGTGTCTCTAATCTGAATCATGCTTTTGGTCATCTATAAGTCTCTTGAAGCGTAAAAAAATGAAATATGTCAGCACCCCACTTGCAATCATCACCGGAATAGCTCCCCACGTCAGGGGCTTCTTCTCCAGTTGTTCCAGGAAATTGTTCTCTCCACAGAAAAAGGTGATGACGACAACAGAGGCATTGTTAACAAAGTGATAGAGCATGGGCAACCACAGGTTACCCGAATAGAGGAAGAGGTACCCCAAAACCGCCCCCATCAGCAACCGGGGAAAAAAACCGAAAAACTGCAGGTGAATGGCACTGAAAATAAAAGCTGTAACCCATACCGCCAAGTGACCCTTTCTGAACCACCTCTCGAGCAGTTGTTGCAGGGCTCCCCTGAAAAAGATCTCCTCTACAAACGCGGCGGTGGCGGCGACGAGAAACAGGTTCATCAGCAGGTCGATCCAGCTCTCTCCCGACAGAAAAAGGTCGGTAAGCTGCCTGAGGGCATCCTCCATCTGGCGCATCCAGTTCTCCACCCCCCTTAACGCATCGGGAAGCACCATCTGTTCGTTCCAACGGGCTACAACTGCGATGCCGGGATATGAAACCGCAAAAACCAACAATGTGACAAGAAGGGCCAGCGGCAGTTTCCCCGTCCGCTTCAACCCCATCCTCTTCATCGGAGTGCCTCCAATCCACCGGTAGAGAGTATATGCCGGAAGGAACATCACAAGGAGATCCTGAAGAAGAATGGTTAGCCGGTAATACCAGATGGTTCCGGTAAATGCAGGGTATGACATACCGATCATATGGAGGAGCGCTCCCGCCAGAAACGAACCCATCAGGGAGAACAGAAGCAGATAGGCAACCTTTGTCCGCTGCGCACTATGCTCGAGCATTTTTGACATCATTCTAGTTTTCTGGCTGCAAAGATAGTTAAAATTGGGTGAATGCGATGGAGTTATTTTACATTGTTTAAATAATTAACCCTCAAATATTTTTTGCAGTTACCAATATAAAACGTATTTTTGCATCCAATTTCTAAAATTGGTTTTTCTATTTAAACCAATTGATTTTCAAATCGCAACAAACTTTATTAAGCGTAAAACAAACAGTTCAAATGAAGGTAACACTCAACAAAACAGACAATGTAAACGGCATCATAGCCATAGAATTGGAAAAAAACGATTATCAGGAAAACGTTGACAAGTCGCTGAACCAATTCCGTCAAAGAGCCAACATTCCGGGTTTCCGTCCAGGGAGAGTTCCCAAGGGAATCATTCAAAAGATGTACGGGAAATCGATCCTTGCCGACGAGATCAACAAACTGGTAAGCAACGAACTATACAACTATATCAAAGATAACGGACTGAATATTCTGGGTGAGCCGCTGCCAAACGAAGAGGAACAGAAAACGATCGATTTCGACAAGGATGAAAACTTCGAATTCAAGTTCGATATTGCTTTGGCTCCTGAATTTGAACTCCCGCTCAACAAAAGGGACTCGCTGACCTACTACAACGTCAAGGTTGAAGATGATCTGCTCGACAAGCAGATCGATGCCTACAAGCAAAACTACGGCACATACAAGCAGGTAGAGAGCGAGGTGGCCGACACCGACCTGATCAAGGGAAAAATTACTGAAATCGATAACGGTGAACCCAAGGAGAACCTGATCGAGGTTGAAAACGGGATGATCATGCCTTCATACATTAAGGACGAAGAGATCAGGAAGCAGTTTGTAGGTGCCAAGGTTGGCGACACAATCGTTTTCAGCCCCGCGAAAGCCTACGATAACAACGCCGTTGAGATAGCTTCACTGTTGCAGATATCCGAAGAGGATGTGGCCCACGTCAACTCCGACTTCTCCTTCGAGATTCGTGAAGTAACCCGATACGAAGAGGCTACGATGAATCAGGAACTGTTTGACAAGGTGTTGGGTGAAGGGGTGGTTTCAACTGAAGAGGAGTTCAGGACAAAGATCGCCGAACTGTTGAGCAGCCAGTT of the Petrimonas mucosa genome contains:
- a CDS encoding DUF3109 family protein yields the protein MIQIRDTILSDDIFEEHFICNLTKCKGACCVEGDSGAPLERKEFEQIQSILPEIWDDLSPAAKALIEEQGIAYTDYDGELVTSIINGRECVFTYFDADGTCKCSIERAWREGRIRVQKPVSCHLYPIRLQKLGEYTALNYNRWSICKPAVKLGRSEGVKIYEFLREPLIRRFGEEWYNEVCEAAKLLEEEKNATCGEP
- the tig gene encoding trigger factor, coding for MKVTLNKTDNVNGIIAIELEKNDYQENVDKSLNQFRQRANIPGFRPGRVPKGIIQKMYGKSILADEINKLVSNELYNYIKDNGLNILGEPLPNEEEQKTIDFDKDENFEFKFDIALAPEFELPLNKRDSLTYYNVKVEDDLLDKQIDAYKQNYGTYKQVESEVADTDLIKGKITEIDNGEPKENLIEVENGMIMPSYIKDEEIRKQFVGAKVGDTIVFSPAKAYDNNAVEIASLLQISEEDVAHVNSDFSFEIREVTRYEEATMNQELFDKVLGEGVVSTEEEFRTKIAELLSSQFKPAADSLFMKAARELVLKKMKGVEFPDAFLKRWLLVANEKNSPETIEEDYPKICDDLKFHLSKEKIVKDQQIKVEKEEMEAFAAEVARSQFAQYGMSNVPADVLENYVKRMLEDQNTVRNMYDQLIENKVMEWLKQTVKVNEKEILSKDFEKLFSEEKEEK
- a CDS encoding CPBP family intramembrane glutamic endopeptidase translates to MLEHSAQRTKVAYLLLFSLMGSFLAGALLHMIGMSYPAFTGTIWYYRLTILLQDLLVMFLPAYTLYRWIGGTPMKRMGLKRTGKLPLALLVTLLVFAVSYPGIAVVARWNEQMVLPDALRGVENWMRQMEDALRQLTDLFLSGESWIDLLMNLFLVAATAAFVEEIFFRGALQQLLERWFRKGHLAVWVTAFIFSAIHLQFFGFFPRLLMGAVLGYLFLYSGNLWLPMLYHFVNNASVVVITFFCGENNFLEQLEKKPLTWGAIPVMIASGVLTYFIFLRFKRLIDDQKHDSD